In one window of Opitutus sp. GAS368 DNA:
- a CDS encoding AIR synthase related protein, producing MSLSYESSGVRYDQLDAFKRACQQAARGTAGELAAHGYAEPATTRGESAYLIEGKDHFLAHVEEGLGTKNLVADAVYVASGKNFYREIAIDTVATIVNDLITCGARPISVAMHAAVGDSGWFSDAARMQALVDGWAEGCHQAGAVWGGGETPTLKGIVNPATIVLAGSAIGKIEPKSQRITGDVQDGDTIIFLASTGVQTNGLSLCRLIADKLPQGYATPVGHGDNRTYGEALLAASAIYVDFVVKCQQAGVKLNYVAHVTGHGWRKLMRLEEPFVYEITEPRAIPALFKFLMEAGPIELREAYATFNMGVGFAAYVAPSAVETTLAAAKAAGHEAWVAGKVKKQGGRKAVTIPSLGLGYEADTLQVR from the coding sequence ATGTCTCTCTCCTACGAAAGTTCCGGTGTCCGCTACGATCAGCTCGATGCCTTCAAGCGGGCCTGCCAGCAGGCCGCGCGCGGCACGGCCGGCGAGCTCGCGGCCCACGGCTATGCCGAGCCGGCAACGACCCGCGGCGAGAGCGCCTACCTGATCGAGGGCAAGGATCACTTCCTGGCGCACGTCGAGGAAGGCCTCGGCACCAAGAACCTCGTGGCCGACGCCGTCTACGTCGCCAGCGGGAAGAATTTCTACCGGGAGATCGCCATCGATACGGTCGCGACCATCGTCAACGACCTTATCACCTGCGGTGCGCGGCCGATTTCCGTGGCGATGCACGCGGCGGTGGGCGACTCGGGTTGGTTCTCCGACGCGGCGCGCATGCAGGCGCTGGTGGACGGCTGGGCCGAGGGCTGCCACCAGGCCGGCGCGGTCTGGGGTGGCGGCGAGACGCCGACGCTCAAGGGCATCGTCAATCCCGCCACCATCGTCCTGGCGGGTTCCGCCATCGGCAAGATCGAGCCGAAGTCCCAGCGCATTACCGGCGACGTGCAAGACGGGGACACCATCATCTTTCTCGCTTCGACGGGGGTGCAGACCAACGGCCTCAGTCTTTGCCGGCTCATCGCGGACAAGCTGCCGCAGGGCTACGCGACGCCGGTCGGGCATGGCGACAACCGCACCTACGGCGAGGCGTTGCTCGCGGCTTCGGCCATCTACGTGGATTTCGTGGTCAAGTGCCAGCAGGCCGGCGTGAAGCTCAACTACGTGGCGCACGTGACCGGCCACGGCTGGCGCAAGCTGATGCGGCTCGAGGAACCTTTTGTCTATGAGATCACCGAGCCGCGTGCGATTCCGGCGCTGTTCAAGTTCCTGATGGAGGCCGGCCCGATCGAGCTGCGCGAGGCCTACGCAACCTTCAACATGGGCGTCGGTTTCGCCGCCTACGTGGCCCCGTCGGCCGTCGAGACCACGCTCGCCGCCGCCAAGGCCGCGGGTCACGAGGCCTGGGTGGCAGGCAAGGTGAAGAAGCAGGGCGGCCGCAAGGCGGTCACGATCCCGTCGCTCGGCTTGGGCTACGAAGCGGACACGCTGCAGGTGCGGTGA
- a CDS encoding DEAD/DEAH box helicase: protein MPFSKLGLPPALINGVKAMGYVDPTPIQLRAIPVVLSGGDLIASAQTGTGKTAAFALPVLARLGKHEIRGPRVLVLEPTRELAAQVETAFRDFGRFTDLRATVVHGGVGYGRQRSEIQAGTDIVIATPGRLMDFLQEKTLRLDNLKILILDEVDRMLDMGFVKDVKKIIGMCPRERQTLFFSATVPPEIEEVARFALRNPARVEIGVARTVNKSVTHAFYPVSQLKKFDLLTALLEKTDFHSCLIFSRTKHGADKIARKLKSANHSVAVLHANRSQSQRVEALEGFKSGKYEVMVATDIAARGIDVAGVSHVINYDIPANPEDYVHRIGRTGRAAAVGDAFTLTTPDQAGEIRDIERFIGQKVPQLKLDGFDYHSAPTIGASAGPRYVDPRRAQQQHNRGGHGGGHSGGQPRQSQGHAPQPPRPQGQGQAPRPAQPGQGHGGGGGQPAPRKFGGLSRGSWRQR, encoded by the coding sequence ATGCCATTTTCCAAGCTCGGGCTGCCGCCCGCCCTCATCAACGGTGTCAAGGCCATGGGCTACGTTGACCCGACGCCCATCCAGCTGCGGGCCATCCCTGTCGTGCTCAGTGGCGGCGACCTGATCGCTTCGGCCCAGACCGGCACCGGCAAGACCGCCGCCTTCGCCCTCCCCGTCCTCGCCCGCCTCGGCAAGCACGAGATCCGCGGCCCGCGCGTGCTCGTCCTCGAGCCCACCCGCGAGCTGGCCGCCCAGGTCGAGACCGCCTTCCGCGACTTCGGCCGCTTCACCGACCTCCGTGCCACCGTCGTCCACGGCGGCGTCGGCTACGGCCGCCAGCGCAGCGAAATCCAGGCCGGCACCGACATCGTCATCGCCACGCCCGGCCGCCTGATGGACTTCCTTCAGGAGAAGACCCTCCGCCTCGACAACCTCAAGATCCTCATCCTCGACGAGGTCGACCGCATGCTCGACATGGGCTTCGTCAAGGACGTGAAGAAGATCATCGGGATGTGCCCGCGTGAGCGCCAGACGCTGTTCTTCTCCGCCACCGTGCCGCCCGAGATCGAGGAAGTCGCCCGCTTCGCCCTGCGCAACCCAGCGCGCGTCGAGATTGGCGTCGCCCGCACGGTCAACAAGTCCGTCACCCACGCGTTCTACCCGGTCTCGCAGCTCAAGAAGTTCGACCTGCTCACCGCGTTGCTCGAGAAGACGGATTTTCACAGCTGCCTCATCTTCTCGCGCACCAAGCACGGCGCCGACAAGATCGCCCGCAAGCTCAAGTCCGCCAACCACTCCGTCGCCGTCCTCCACGCCAACCGCTCGCAGTCGCAGCGCGTCGAGGCCCTCGAGGGCTTCAAGTCCGGCAAATACGAGGTGATGGTCGCCACCGACATCGCCGCCCGCGGCATCGATGTCGCCGGCGTCTCGCACGTCATCAACTACGACATCCCGGCCAACCCCGAGGATTACGTCCATCGCATCGGTCGCACCGGCCGCGCCGCCGCCGTCGGCGACGCCTTCACGCTGACCACGCCCGACCAGGCCGGCGAGATCCGCGACATCGAGCGTTTCATCGGCCAGAAAGTGCCGCAGCTGAAGCTCGATGGTTTCGATTACCACTCCGCCCCGACCATCGGTGCGTCCGCCGGTCCGCGCTACGTCGATCCCCGCCGCGCCCAGCAGCAGCACAATCGCGGCGGCCATGGTGGTGGTCACAGCGGCGGCCAGCCACGTCAGTCGCAAGGCCACGCGCCGCAGCCACCCCGTCCGCAAGGTCAGGGTCAGGCCCCGCGCCCGGCCCAGCCGGGTCAGGGTCACGGCGGTGGTGGCGGTCAGCCCGCCCCGCGCAAGTTCGGCGGCCTGTCGCGCGGCAGCTGGCGCCAGCGCTGA
- a CDS encoding threonine synthase: MHLTHLACTACAQEHDASVPQNVCTACGKPLYPQYDLAAAGRTLTKAALAARVKSLWRYREVLPVRSDADIVTLGEGLTPLLSAPRLAAKHGLAKLFIKDESLNPTQSFKARGMSTAVSMAKQFGLKKLAAPSAGNAGGALAAYAARAGIEAHIFMPADTPRANVIECRELGAHVTLINGLITDCGAEVAKRKAAEGWFDVSTLKEPYRVEGKKTLGYELAEQLDWTLPDVVLYPTGGGTGLVGMWKAFDEMERLGWIGPKRPRMFSVQASGCQPIVRAFSAGEKFAAEHIGASTKASGLRVPKAIGDFIMLDILRKSGGGAVAVTDEEMIAGVREVGAAEGLFVAPEGAATYAALKHLLATKTVGPDESVVLFNTGAGVKYLECFGG; the protein is encoded by the coding sequence GTGCATCTCACCCACCTCGCCTGCACCGCCTGCGCCCAGGAGCACGACGCCTCCGTCCCCCAGAACGTCTGCACCGCCTGCGGCAAGCCGCTCTACCCGCAATACGACCTCGCCGCCGCCGGACGCACCCTGACCAAGGCCGCCCTCGCCGCCCGCGTGAAATCCCTCTGGCGCTACCGCGAGGTGCTGCCGGTGCGTTCCGACGCTGACATCGTCACGCTGGGCGAAGGCCTGACCCCTCTGCTGTCCGCTCCGCGACTCGCAGCGAAACACGGTCTCGCGAAGCTCTTCATCAAGGACGAGTCGCTCAACCCGACCCAGAGCTTCAAGGCGCGCGGCATGAGCACCGCCGTCTCGATGGCGAAGCAGTTCGGCCTGAAAAAACTCGCCGCTCCCTCCGCCGGCAATGCCGGCGGCGCCCTCGCCGCCTACGCCGCCCGGGCTGGCATCGAAGCGCACATCTTCATGCCGGCCGACACGCCCAGGGCGAACGTCATCGAATGCCGCGAGCTGGGCGCGCACGTCACGCTGATCAACGGTCTCATCACCGACTGCGGTGCCGAGGTCGCGAAGCGCAAGGCCGCCGAGGGCTGGTTCGACGTCTCCACCCTCAAGGAACCCTACCGCGTCGAGGGCAAGAAGACCCTCGGCTACGAACTGGCCGAGCAGCTCGACTGGACTCTGCCCGACGTCGTGCTTTACCCGACGGGCGGCGGCACCGGCCTCGTCGGCATGTGGAAGGCCTTTGACGAGATGGAACGCCTCGGCTGGATCGGGCCGAAGCGCCCGCGGATGTTCAGCGTCCAGGCCAGCGGCTGCCAGCCCATCGTCCGCGCCTTCTCGGCCGGCGAGAAATTCGCCGCCGAGCATATCGGCGCCTCGACCAAGGCCTCCGGCCTGCGGGTGCCCAAGGCCATCGGCGACTTCATCATGCTCGACATTCTGCGGAAGTCCGGCGGCGGCGCGGTGGCCGTCACCGATGAAGAGATGATCGCCGGTGTGCGCGAGGTCGGCGCGGCGGAGGGCCTGTTCGTCGCGCCCGAGGGCGCCGCCACCTACGCCGCGCTCAAGCACCTGCTCGCCACGAAGACCGTCGGCCCCGATGAATCCGTCGTCCTCTTCAACACCGGCGCCGGGGTGAAATACCTCGAGTGCTTCGGCGGGTAA
- a CDS encoding amidophosphoribosyltransferase translates to MSEFLTHECGIALVRLKKPLAYYQEKYGTPLWGFHQLFLLMEKQHNRGQDGAGVACVKFDVPAGEPYMFRERNVDTNPLDKIFQALLTRYNGLVGDGAIHPEFPDTAKKKFDFCGELYLGHLRYGTSGGYNLSACHPFFRRSSWPTRNLMLAGNFNLTNTGELNDSLIAIGQHPIFATDTQAILERIGFCLDDEHERLYRALRGESLPGAEISRRINEEIDPARVLRTASANWDGGYSLVGVLGNGDAFVARDPSGIRPCHWFENDEVVAFASERAPLCTVFGLDATEVREVEPGCAVIMKKGGRVATERIKPALPKTQCAFERIYFSRGNDADIYRERKALGAGLAGQIWKSIGGDLANSVFSFIPNTAEVAYFGLMSELRFRRRAEVKQTLLDAARAGKIDEALVDDLILNNWPRGEKLVTKDVKMRTFISQEKSRNNLASHVYDVTYGVVQPADSLVCVDDSIVRGTTLRRSILRILKRLNPKKIIIASTAPQIRYPDCYGIDMSEIGKFIAFEAAIALLKERGQSALIEEVYCLCREELKNPGPEPVNHVRKIYEPFTAEEISQRITQLVSPKPNGWKGGIEIIFQSIENLHNALPHHTGDWYFTGKYPTPGGYRVVNQAYVNYFEKAEGRSY, encoded by the coding sequence ATGAGCGAGTTTCTCACCCACGAATGCGGCATTGCCCTGGTCCGGCTGAAAAAGCCGCTGGCCTACTACCAGGAGAAATACGGCACGCCGCTCTGGGGCTTCCACCAGCTGTTCCTGCTGATGGAGAAGCAGCACAACCGCGGCCAGGACGGCGCGGGCGTAGCCTGCGTGAAGTTCGACGTCCCGGCTGGCGAGCCCTACATGTTTCGCGAGCGCAACGTCGACACCAACCCGCTCGACAAGATCTTCCAGGCCCTCTTGACCCGCTACAACGGGCTGGTCGGCGACGGTGCCATCCACCCGGAATTCCCCGACACGGCGAAGAAGAAGTTCGATTTCTGCGGCGAGCTCTACCTCGGCCACCTGCGCTACGGCACCTCCGGCGGCTACAACCTGAGCGCCTGCCACCCGTTCTTCCGCCGCAGCTCGTGGCCGACCCGCAACCTGATGCTCGCGGGCAACTTCAACCTGACCAACACCGGCGAGCTCAACGACAGCCTCATCGCCATCGGCCAGCACCCCATCTTCGCCACCGACACCCAGGCCATCCTCGAGCGGATCGGCTTCTGCCTCGATGACGAGCACGAGCGCCTCTACCGCGCCCTGCGCGGCGAAAGCCTGCCCGGCGCCGAGATCTCCCGCCGCATCAACGAGGAGATCGACCCCGCCCGTGTGCTCCGCACGGCCTCGGCCAACTGGGACGGCGGCTACTCGCTCGTCGGCGTGTTGGGCAACGGCGACGCCTTCGTCGCGCGCGACCCGTCGGGCATCCGCCCCTGCCACTGGTTCGAGAACGACGAGGTCGTGGCCTTCGCCTCCGAGCGCGCGCCGCTTTGCACGGTGTTCGGCCTCGACGCCACCGAGGTCCGCGAGGTCGAGCCCGGCTGCGCCGTGATCATGAAGAAGGGCGGCCGCGTGGCCACCGAACGCATCAAGCCCGCGCTGCCGAAGACGCAGTGCGCCTTCGAGCGCATCTATTTTTCGCGCGGCAACGACGCCGACATCTACCGCGAGCGCAAGGCCCTCGGGGCCGGCCTGGCCGGCCAGATCTGGAAGTCCATCGGAGGCGATCTGGCCAACTCCGTCTTCAGCTTCATCCCCAACACCGCCGAGGTGGCCTACTTCGGCCTGATGAGCGAGTTGCGCTTCCGCCGTCGCGCCGAGGTCAAGCAGACCCTGCTCGACGCCGCCCGCGCCGGCAAAATCGACGAGGCGCTGGTGGACGACCTGATCCTCAACAACTGGCCGCGGGGCGAGAAACTCGTCACGAAGGACGTCAAGATGCGGACCTTCATCAGCCAGGAGAAGTCCCGCAACAACCTCGCTTCGCACGTCTACGACGTCACCTACGGCGTCGTGCAGCCGGCGGACAGCCTCGTCTGCGTCGACGACTCGATCGTGCGCGGCACGACGCTGCGCCGCTCGATCCTGCGTATCCTGAAGCGGCTCAACCCGAAGAAGATCATCATCGCCTCGACGGCGCCGCAGATCCGCTATCCCGACTGCTACGGCATCGACATGTCGGAGATCGGCAAGTTCATCGCCTTCGAGGCGGCCATCGCCCTGCTCAAGGAACGCGGGCAGAGTGCGCTCATCGAGGAGGTCTACTGCCTCTGCCGCGAAGAGCTGAAGAACCCGGGGCCCGAGCCGGTCAACCATGTGCGCAAGATCTACGAGCCGTTCACCGCCGAGGAGATTTCGCAGCGCATCACGCAGCTGGTCTCGCCGAAGCCCAACGGCTGGAAGGGTGGGATCGAGATCATTTTCCAGTCGATCGAGAACCTGCACAATGCGCTGCCCCACCACACCGGCGACTGGTATTTCACCGGCAAATACCCGACGCCCGGTGGCTACCGCGTCGTGAACCAGGCCTACGTGAATTACTTCGAGAAGGCGGAAGGCCGGAGCTATTAA
- a CDS encoding adenylate/guanylate cyclase domain-containing protein, with amino-acid sequence MLSHARKTFRQIWWAPLVCFGLAWLADHYLGVVQQAEWHTLDWRTQFRAYSQPPPDPRLVIVLFEDDTDANLTPWPPDRAWHGNFNKFLAVEKPAVISWDVILDARREGEGDAAMGRDTKAAVDSGVQVVTAAVTSSDPPEYESPPVGPTRPLTHIEGDISQLYSDRHALVPFPALKAIAPYGFADAPRTTDGVIREVPLVIRLDGQVFPSLALQTVMCFYHIPPEKVRVRPGDGIYLPVEGGERRIPISATGRYTINYRFDQEADGTRFDFPTHTYREMLLKIQAYHVDKTPNAAKPPNIAGKIVFVGQTVTGKADAGPTQRNAYSPLVLVHANIVNNILNEDYVRPVPPALVWSLALLLGWLGLAVMADRSVIVLCGGAVLGIVSYTSAAVWAWVWGNWQVPLVPPLAGFAALQFIVIGRRILEEQRGRQAIKGMFGAYLSPQLVDRMVKSGQMPELGGHQEEITAYFSDIQGYSTFSEKLSAARLVELLNEYLTVCTDIIQEEGGTLDKYIGDAVVAMFGAPIALPDHAYRACVTALRVQRALEDLRQRWAAQGETWPLTVRQMRSRIGLNSGVAVVGNMGSRTRFSYTMTSDDVNLAARMESGAKSWGAYTMCSEATKAACEQHGGDRVVFRPLGRIVVKGRAQAVPIHEIVGLKEHVTPTTHECLALFSQGLARYYERDWAGAETLFRRSAALEPNLPGQTPGVSSNPSLVFLDITAHYAAHPPAADWDGVYVMKEK; translated from the coding sequence ATGTTGAGCCACGCCCGCAAGACCTTCCGCCAGATCTGGTGGGCGCCGTTGGTGTGTTTCGGCCTGGCGTGGCTCGCGGATCACTATCTGGGCGTCGTGCAGCAGGCCGAATGGCACACCTTGGACTGGCGCACCCAGTTCCGCGCCTACTCCCAGCCGCCGCCCGATCCGCGCCTCGTCATCGTGCTCTTTGAGGATGACACCGACGCCAACCTGACGCCCTGGCCGCCCGACCGGGCATGGCACGGTAACTTCAACAAGTTCCTCGCCGTGGAAAAGCCCGCCGTCATTTCGTGGGACGTCATCCTTGACGCCCGGCGCGAGGGCGAGGGTGACGCCGCCATGGGCCGCGACACAAAAGCGGCCGTTGACTCGGGTGTGCAGGTCGTCACCGCGGCGGTGACCAGTTCTGACCCGCCCGAATACGAATCGCCTCCGGTGGGCCCAACCCGCCCGCTCACCCACATCGAGGGTGACATCAGCCAGCTCTACAGCGACCGGCACGCCCTCGTGCCCTTCCCTGCATTGAAGGCTATCGCGCCCTATGGTTTCGCCGACGCGCCGCGCACCACGGACGGTGTCATCCGTGAGGTGCCGCTGGTGATCCGGTTGGACGGCCAGGTCTTCCCCTCGCTCGCCCTGCAGACCGTGATGTGCTTCTACCACATCCCGCCGGAGAAGGTCCGCGTGCGGCCCGGTGACGGCATCTACCTGCCGGTCGAGGGCGGCGAACGCCGCATCCCTATCTCCGCCACGGGACGTTACACGATCAACTATCGCTTCGACCAAGAAGCCGACGGAACGCGCTTTGATTTCCCGACGCACACTTACCGGGAAATGCTCCTGAAAATCCAAGCCTACCACGTCGACAAGACTCCCAACGCCGCGAAGCCGCCCAACATCGCCGGCAAGATCGTGTTCGTCGGCCAGACTGTCACCGGCAAGGCCGACGCCGGCCCGACCCAGCGCAATGCCTATTCCCCACTCGTGCTCGTGCACGCCAACATCGTGAACAACATCCTCAACGAGGACTACGTTCGCCCGGTGCCGCCCGCCCTGGTCTGGTCCCTCGCCCTGCTGCTGGGCTGGCTCGGGCTGGCGGTGATGGCCGACAGGTCTGTCATCGTGCTTTGCGGCGGCGCCGTGCTGGGGATCGTCAGCTACACGTCGGCTGCCGTCTGGGCGTGGGTGTGGGGCAACTGGCAGGTGCCGCTCGTGCCGCCCCTGGCGGGTTTCGCCGCACTGCAGTTCATCGTCATCGGCCGCCGCATCCTGGAGGAGCAGCGCGGTCGGCAGGCCATCAAGGGCATGTTCGGCGCCTACCTTTCCCCGCAGCTGGTGGACCGGATGGTGAAGAGCGGCCAGATGCCGGAGCTGGGCGGACACCAGGAGGAAATCACCGCGTATTTCAGCGATATCCAGGGTTACTCGACCTTCTCGGAAAAACTCTCGGCGGCGCGCCTGGTCGAGCTGCTGAACGAATACCTCACCGTCTGCACCGACATCATCCAGGAGGAGGGCGGCACGCTCGACAAATACATCGGCGACGCCGTCGTGGCGATGTTCGGCGCACCCATCGCCCTGCCCGACCACGCCTACCGCGCCTGCGTGACCGCGCTGCGGGTGCAGCGTGCGCTGGAGGACCTGCGCCAGCGCTGGGCCGCCCAAGGCGAGACATGGCCGCTGACCGTGCGTCAGATGCGCTCGCGCATCGGCCTCAACTCCGGGGTCGCCGTGGTCGGCAACATGGGCAGCCGCACCCGGTTCAGCTACACCATGACCAGCGACGACGTGAACCTCGCCGCGCGCATGGAATCCGGCGCCAAGAGCTGGGGCGCCTACACCATGTGCAGCGAGGCGACCAAGGCGGCCTGCGAGCAGCACGGCGGCGACCGGGTGGTCTTCCGCCCGCTCGGCCGGATCGTGGTCAAGGGCCGTGCCCAGGCGGTGCCCATCCATGAGATTGTCGGGCTGAAGGAGCACGTGACGCCGACCACCCACGAGTGCCTCGCCCTCTTCAGCCAGGGACTGGCCCGCTACTATGAGCGCGACTGGGCGGGGGCGGAGACCCTGTTCCGGCGCAGTGCGGCCTTGGAGCCCAACCTGCCCGGCCAGACGCCTGGCGTGTCCTCCAACCCCTCTCTCGTATTCCTCGACATCACCGCCCATTACGCGGCCCACCCTCCCGCGGCAGACTGGGACGGGGTCTATGTCATGAAGGAAAAATAG
- a CDS encoding FecR domain-containing protein gives MKKITTFLIIAAFLALGSSKALAAETKTQAKVLKITGDNAQVLMPGESTPRSLKLDEELPEGATVITGAGTEVYIQPMGGAVATIKPNTNVELEKLSINQDGETITKQSALLNLKSGNLVSSLDPKKRAINDYGVRTPKGVAAARGTVFTVNVAGVNYTVVTGTGSVSISAPGQIPVTISAGQVSLSANGGGAQPVSALSAAQQAVVEHAVTIATAAVAVVANNPGAFNVDPATAKSELSAVVQTTVASVPNATSAVIQTAAANAPAQTTAVVQAAVQTAAAAPGATAASVSAAASTIAAAATTGAPSQAAAIASTATTAAPAAAAQIAASTAAVAPTQAAAIASSVTTAASTSNGGGTAGVQAAANIAASVAATVPASANAIASAVATSLANSTPGGVSVNAQATVAASVAQASNTSVASVAAAVATTTGSNVNAVTNVANSSNVQSTAATTATTAQSTASQANTTATQQQTTTTQVNQATGTTPAPTTPPPTTPPPTTPPPTTTPQPIDPSTVSRSG, from the coding sequence ATGAAAAAAATAACTACTTTCCTCATTATCGCAGCCTTTCTCGCGCTTGGTAGCTCCAAGGCCTTGGCGGCTGAGACAAAGACGCAGGCAAAGGTGCTGAAAATCACCGGTGATAACGCGCAAGTCCTGATGCCAGGCGAGTCGACCCCGCGGTCGCTAAAGCTCGACGAAGAACTCCCGGAAGGTGCCACCGTCATTACTGGCGCGGGCACTGAGGTGTATATCCAGCCGATGGGCGGCGCCGTCGCCACCATCAAGCCCAACACCAACGTCGAACTGGAGAAACTGTCGATCAACCAGGATGGCGAGACGATTACGAAGCAGAGTGCGCTGTTGAACCTCAAGTCGGGTAACCTGGTCTCGTCTCTTGATCCCAAAAAGAGAGCCATCAACGATTACGGCGTGCGCACCCCGAAGGGGGTTGCGGCGGCTCGCGGCACCGTATTCACAGTCAATGTTGCCGGTGTGAATTACACCGTCGTGACCGGAACGGGCTCGGTTTCAATCTCCGCACCTGGTCAGATCCCGGTAACGATTTCCGCCGGTCAGGTCTCGCTTTCTGCCAACGGTGGCGGCGCGCAACCGGTATCGGCACTCTCCGCCGCCCAGCAGGCGGTCGTCGAACACGCCGTGACCATCGCCACCGCCGCCGTGGCCGTCGTCGCAAACAATCCCGGGGCTTTTAATGTTGATCCCGCCACCGCCAAATCAGAATTGTCGGCCGTCGTTCAGACGACCGTGGCTTCCGTCCCCAACGCCACATCGGCGGTAATCCAGACCGCCGCCGCCAATGCGCCGGCCCAGACCACCGCGGTCGTCCAAGCCGCCGTGCAGACGGCGGCCGCGGCCCCCGGCGCCACGGCCGCCAGCGTATCTGCTGCCGCCTCGACTATCGCGGCAGCTGCTACAACGGGTGCGCCGTCTCAAGCCGCGGCCATCGCCTCCACGGCCACCACGGCGGCCCCCGCCGCTGCGGCACAAATTGCCGCTTCCACGGCGGCCGTTGCCCCGACGCAAGCGGCCGCAATCGCCTCATCTGTCACCACGGCGGCTTCGACCTCCAACGGAGGCGGCACCGCTGGCGTCCAAGCGGCCGCAAATATTGCGGCTTCCGTTGCGGCGACCGTGCCAGCCTCGGCGAACGCGATTGCCTCGGCGGTGGCAACTTCCCTGGCGAATTCAACCCCAGGCGGCGTGAGTGTGAATGCTCAGGCCACCGTGGCGGCTTCTGTCGCCCAGGCTTCCAACACTTCGGTCGCTTCGGTCGCTGCTGCGGTCGCCACCACGACTGGCAGCAATGTCAATGCCGTGACCAATGTGGCCAACAGCAGCAATGTTCAGTCCACCGCGGCCACAACCGCCACAACGGCCCAATCGACTGCCTCGCAGGCGAACACGACCGCGACGCAGCAGCAGACAACGACAACTCAGGTCAACCAAGCCACCGGGACAACTCCCGCTCCGACCACGCCGCCGCCCACCACACCGCCTCCGACCACGCCGCCGCCCACTACCACGCCGCAGCCGATCGATCCCTCGACGGTCAGCCGCTCGGGCTGA